The genomic segment CCTGGATCGCCGCTTCGGCCGTTTCGCCATCGCGGATTTCCCCGATCAGAATGACGTCGGGGTCGTGTCGCAAGATGCTTCTGAGTCCGGCAGCGAACGTCAATCCGACTTTCGAGTGCACCTGAATCTGACTGATGCCGGGGTTCTGGTATTCGACGGGATCTTCGACGGTAATGATTTTGATCGTCGGTTCTTTGATCTCGTTCAGAGCGCTATACAGAGTCGAGGTCTTACCGCTACCGGTGGGGCCGGTGACCAGAATGATGCCGTGCGGCAGAGCGATCAATTCGTGGAACGTCTTCGCCAGATGCTCGGGCATCCCGACATTTTTGAGGTTGAAGACCATGCGTCCTTTGTCGAGCAAACGCATGACCACGCCTTCGCCGTGGACCATCGGGATGATCGAAACACGCACGTCGATTTCACGCCCCGAGACTTTCAGTTTAATACGACCGTCTTGCGGCACGCGTTTTTCCGCGATGTTCAGCTTCGACATGATCTTCAGTCGCGTGACGATCGCGGCGAAGAAATGCGAGATCGATTCGGGGACCGGTTGCACACGCAGCAGGCCGTCGACGCGGTAGCGAATTGTCAGGCCGCCTTCTTGAGGCTCGATGTGCACGTCGCTTGCCTGTTGTTCCAACGCTTCAACGAGCAGTTCATTCACGAGCTTGATGACAGAGGCGTTTTCGGCTTGTTGCGCCAGGTCGGAATCGTCTCCCGAGATTTCCCCGATCAGTTCGATGCCTTCTGCCGAACGCTGTGCGACCAGTTCGTTCAGGGTGTCGCCGCCGACACCGAGGTGTTCTTTGATCAGCTCGATGACATCCAGGCGTCGGGCGAGGACCGGCTCAAGATGAAAGCCGCTGACAGACGACAGCTCTTCAATCGCTTCCAGGTTGAACGGGTCGCTAGTGGCGACGACGACGCTGCCGTTCCGGCGCGCCAGCGGCAAGAGCGCATGGCGAAACACGGCGGTCGTGGGAAACTGCATCAGCAGGCTGACGTCGATCTGTTCCTGTTTGACCTCGACAAAGTCCATGCCCAGTTCTTCGGCGAACGCGCGCAGGACGTCGTCCTCTTTCACCAGGCCCATTTCGATCAGAACTCGGTCGACACGTTTTCCGGCGGCCTTCGGCAGCGCGGACTCAATTTGCGGTTGGGTGACCAGTCCGTGACGAATGAGGGTTTGTGCGATGTCCATCGTGAAGTGTTGTTAATCCCGAGCAGCAGACCCGTGTTTGGTAGGCGATATCGGCATGTTGTCGACTGGATGATACTCATCCTGGACAATTCCGTCTTGGTGCGATGACGATTTGACGGGATGAGCGAATGGGCAGAGCGGTCAACCGGACGGTCGCAGACGATTGAAAACAGGGCAGGTCCCATGGTGCGATCGACGGCGTCGCGTTTCCGAGATCGGACGAGGCTGACCCTTCCCGCGCTTCCAACAGACTGCTGCTCGCTATTTTGACGACTTGTCCAGGCGTGTCGATGACACAATTCGGGTGATTCAGTCCATTTTCAGGTTCGCCTTCGAAGAAGGTCGGATTTCAGCAGAGTTTTGGTGTCATTTTCTGATTTGACAGGTGTTCCCTTCTCAGTCACAACGTGATTTCCACCACAAAACTTTTGAATCGAGAGACAGATGTGCAATCGGTCGGTTTCCTGCGTGATGCTGCTTCTCGTGATTGCCGGTCAGGCGATCGCCGAGGATTCGTTGCGAACCCGTTTGAATGATACGCATGCCGATCAGGCCGACGTTTGGGTCTACAACGATCTGCGGCAGGGGATGGCCGATGCGAAGAAACAGAATAAGCCGCTGTTCGTGACCTTTCGCTGTGTTCCGTGTAAGGACTGTGCCGCGTTCGATGCCGATGTGGCGAATGGCAACCAGGCGGTGCTCAAGCTGGCCCGAGACCGGTTCGTGTCGGTCCGCCAGGTTGAGATGAAAGGTGTCGACCTGTCGCTGTTTCAGTTTGACTATGACTTGAACTGGGCGGGGATCTTTTTGAATCCCGACGGCGTGATTTACGCCCGATATGGAACGCAAAGCAGCGAAGGGGCCGACGCGTATAACTCGATTGACGGATTACTCGCGACGATGAATCGAGTGCTCGAACTGCATGCGAATTATCCAGAAAATCGCGAAGAACTGGACGACAAGCGGGGTCCGGTCAAGCCCATTGCGAGTGCACTGGAACTTCCCGGACTGCGAAATCGACCGAAGTATGCCGAGCAGACGACGAAGCAGAATTGCATTCACTGCCACAACATTCACGATGCCGAACATCAGCAGGCTCTCGATGAAGGACGGTATTCCTGGAAGATGATGTGGAAGTATCCGCTGCCGGAACGAATCGGGGTGAAGATCGACCGGCGTGACGGCGTCAAAATTACCGAAGTGGTGGCCGGTTCGGCGGCCGCGACGGCGGGGCTTGTTGTGGGAGAAGACATTGTGCGAATGGAAGGTCAACGCGTGACCTCAATCGCCGACATCCAATGGGTACTCCATCACCGACCGGGAACCGCGACGCAGGTCATTGTGGAAACCAATCGATCGGGATCACACACGCTGAAGCTTGCCGACGATTGGAAACGCGATGATTTTTCCTGGCGTGCATCCATGTGGAATGCTCCACCACGTTTTCAGGCGTGGGCACCTGCCTTGCCCGATGCGGGACGGGCCAAGCTGGGAATCCCCGAATCCGATTCGGCGCTTGAAGTTCGCTGGATCAATCGCCCCAGTGCGGGTGGTCTGCAGGCGGTTGCGGATGGATTAAGGGAAAATGACGTGATTGTGGGGGTCGGGGGGAAAACGTTGCGATGGAACACGCGACAGTTCAACGCCGGTCTCAAACAGGAGTATCGCGTCGGTGATGTTTTGCCGCTGACCGTGCTCCGCGATGGCCGCCGAGAAGAGTTGATGATCAAGCTGGTTGAGTAGCCAGTCCGGAGTTCGTGAGACTTTTGGTAAGCGGTCGGCAGTTCAGGCTGCGGGGTTCTCATTCCACTGCCGATTCGCGGTGGATTGCTGTTGGCGGTTACTGGACACCGGCCTAGACTTAAAAATCACGTCTCAGACATCCCGTCTCCAATCTTGCGAGGAACGATCATGTGGTTCACGGAAAATCCCTGGCCTCCGATTGTGATTGCCGGTCTGTGTGCTTTGGTCAGTTTCGCGTTTTGGAATCGCGACCGGCGAAATCTGTATTTTGCGGTCGGTTTTCTGCTCTTGGCGGCGACGGGAGCCATTTACGCCGTTGAGCGGGCGATTGTGACGGAGGGGGAGCGGCTTCAAGGCGATGTGGCACTGATGTGCGACCAGTTCCGTCGACGTGACCCGCGGACTTTGGACCATTTCTCGGATACGTCGCCTGAATGGAAGGAGATCTGTCGGACCGCCATGGGGATGGTGGAAGTTCGTGATGATTTACGTCTGACCGACTTGCACACCACATTCACGAACGAGAAGTCCAGCGCGACGGTGCATTTTCGTGCGAATGCCACCATTTCTGCGATGGGAATGACTGCACATCACCCTTTTCGGTGCCTGCTGACGTATCAAAAAGAGGGCGGGCAGTGGAAAATTGTGAACGTGGAACGGCTCGATCCGATCAAAGGCGACAAAATGGAAGTCATGGAACATCGTTGATCGATCGCCTCTGAAATCGCAGAACAGCCTATCTGAGACTGGCTGTTCTGCCTCGTCTCGCCCATAATCACGGCTCCTGTCGGTTTCCCGGTCGGAGAAAGTCGTGCCGAGTTGGGTTGTAGAGTTTTGTGTGATCCTGCTGTTGGCGTTGTTGAACGGATTCTTCGCCGCCGCTGAGATTGCAATCCTGACAGCCCGTCGTGGACGCCTCGAACAGTGGGCGAACGATGGCGACAGTGCTTCTCTGGTAGCACTCAATCTGGCAAAGGATGCCGATCGATTCTTGCCGACGGTCCAAGTGGGGATCACGCTGGTCGGAACCTTTGCGTCGGCGTTTGCCGGGGCTCGGTTGCAGATTCCTTTGCAGACCTTGTTTGCGTCAGCCCCCCTTTCGTGGGCGCGCGATCACAGCGAAGGACTGGCGATCACAGCCGTCGTGTGCGGCGTCTCGTTTCTCCAACTGATTCTGGGCGAGCTGGTTCCCAAACGGATTGCGTTTCAGAACGCAGAGCCCCTGGCACGGTTCGTCGCCTATCCGATGATGTTTCTGCAGCGCGGATCACGACCGGTGATCTGGTTCCTGCAAGCGACCACGCGGCTGGTGCTGCGTGTGCTGGGACAACAGGTGGACCAGCAGCCAACGGTTTCGGTCGAAGATATTCAGCATTTGATTAGTGCCGGGACCGAAGCGGGCTTGCTGGAAGAATCCGAGCAAAAAGTCGCGATGGAGGCTTTGCGCCTGGGTGATCGCACGGTCAGTGAAATCCTGCGTCCACGCATCGACATTGATGCGCTGGATCTGGATACCCCCTCGAGCGAGGTGGTTGGGGCCCTGGCGATGTCGGGGTTCTCACGGATTCCCGTGTGCGAAGGAACGATCGACCACATCGTCGGCTTTGTCTACTTGAAGGATGTCTTCCTGCAGCAGTATCTGGGGCGTCCGATCGATTTACGCAGGATGATTCGAAAGCCGCTGTTCATTCCCAAATCGATCACCATCACCCGATTGCTCGAACTGTTCCGACAACACAAAACGCAATTGGCGATTGTATTGGACGAGTATGGTGGAACTCAGGGAATGGTGACACTGGAAGATGTGCTCGAAATGCTGGTAGGCGACATTCATGACGAACATCGTCATGGCAGGGATGGTGACGACCACGATCCCGATATTGTCGTACGAGAAGACGGCAGCCTGTCCGTGGATGGCTTGTCGAACCTGCACGAGCTCGAAAAGGCGCTGGATGTGTCTCGCTGGTCCGAACCGGTTCCGCGCGGCGTCGGCACCGTCTCGGGACTCGTGCTGGGACTGCTGAAGCGTCCGCCCAAAATCGGCGATGTGATGGAGTGGAACGATTTGCGGATTGAGATCGTGGATATGGACGGTCCGAAGATCGATCGACTGTTGATCCAGCAGCTCAATGAGAAAAAAGACGCGGAAAAGAAAGACAGCGAGAAGGAAAGCGACGAGACCGAATCCAAAATGGGGGAGTAACCCAAACGCGGAGCAATGTGCCAAAGCGTGTTCCGTGGTCTCTGTCGGAAACGACGCTCGTCAGCGGGCCGGTCGATCTTCTAAGATGGCGTCTTTCGTCTCTCTTGAAACTTGATCACGCGCCGGATGGTTCATGAAGCTCAAAAGCTTGCCCGAAGATTTCGAAGTCGAAGAACTCAGCGATTTTTCGTTGGATGGCGGGCAGTTCGCGGTCTACCTGCTCATTAAGCGGTCGCTGGGGACTCCCGAGGCGGTGACGGCGATCTCGGAACGCTGGAATATTCCCCGGCGGGCGATTGGATACGGCGGTCTCAAGGACAAGCACGCTACGACGCGGCAATGGATCACGATTCAACGGGGACCGCGGCGCGATCTGCGGGAAGAGAGCTTCTCGCTGGAGTACCAGGGGCAGGCCAGTCGTCACTTTGGCCCGCACGACATCTCGGCGAATCGCTTTTACATTGTCTTACGGAACCTGACGGAAGCGGCCGCACAGAAGATTGTCGGCGAGCGTGAGTTGGTTTCGCGGTTCGGTGTACCGAACTACTACGACGACCAGCGGTTCGGCTCACTGGGGGAATCCGGCGAGTTCATCGCGAAACCCTGGTGCCAGGGGAATTACGAACGAGCTCTCTGGCTGGCGATCGCCGAGCCGAATACGCACGATCGACCTCGTGATCGGGATGAAAAAGAGATTGTCAGGCGCTATTGGGGCGAGTGGCAGTCCTGTAAGTCACTACTCGACAAGTCGTCGCGACGCAGTGTCATTACCTATCTCGTTGATCATCCGACACGTTTCCGCGACGCCTTTGCCTTGCAGCGGCAGGATCTTCGCAGCATCTGGCTGGCGGCATTTCAAAGTGATCTGTGGAATCGGTGCCTTGCCGAAACACTTCGGGAGATCGTCCAGCCGGACAGGCTGTGGTCCGTGCCACTCGCTACGTCGAATGCGCCGTTCTTTGATGAACTGGCGGATGACGAAACAGCGATGCTCAGCGATTGCACGCTTCCGCTTCCGTCCGCCCGGCTGCATCTTGAGGAGGGGCGGTTGCTCGATCTTTACGAACGCGTGGCCGGTGAGCAGGGGTTGGCGCTGCGTGAGCTACGGGTGAAGTATCCGCGAGACAGCTTCTTCTCGAAGGGAGAACGATCCGCGGTCGTGAAGCCAGACCAGCTTCGAATCGACCTGTCTGGTCGTGATGAATTGAATGTCGGGCGGCAGCGAGTCACGCTGCAGTTCGTGCTTCCCCGAGGATCGTACGCGACCATTCTGGTGAAGCGTTTGACGCACACGTGAGTCGGATGACTGTCTTGTGTCTTGCGGTGTCTGCGTAAATCGCGAAGTGTGAGTGATATCGTGGTGCGGCCACTCTGCTCCGGCAGGTTCGCGTACGACCCGCAGGTTTGCCGCCTGCTCGGTGTCAATTCATCGACCTGTCAATTCTGGCTCGGGACGGCACGTGTCTATCGTTGTTTTGGTCGGATTTTTTTGAAATTTGCGGAACTTCCAAGCAACAATTGCGAGGTGGAGCAGACAATGATCACAGACGCTCGCGTTGTCCGTAACGATTGTTGTCACAGGGGCGACTGTTCCTGAATGAATAAGTCAAGTCGTGATGTCTTTGACGTTCCGCCGAAATGGCTCAACTGGCAAGTCAAGATCTCACAAACCAACTGTCAAATGAATCGACATGCGCACGTGGGCAGGGTTGGGTGAGTTTGTGGAACTGCGAAGGCAATTGGTTCTTGATGGGCGTAGAGCCTAGTTCGTGACGAATTGCGAAAACATCTTGAAATCAGCGGAAAAACTTCCGTTGACAGATTTTTCAAGCGCGCATAATGTCGCTAATGGAG from the Schlesneria paludicola DSM 18645 genome contains:
- a CDS encoding GspE/PulE family protein — translated: MDIAQTLIRHGLVTQPQIESALPKAAGKRVDRVLIEMGLVKEDDVLRAFAEELGMDFVEVKQEQIDVSLLMQFPTTAVFRHALLPLARRNGSVVVATSDPFNLEAIEELSSVSGFHLEPVLARRLDVIELIKEHLGVGGDTLNELVAQRSAEGIELIGEISGDDSDLAQQAENASVIKLVNELLVEALEQQASDVHIEPQEGGLTIRYRVDGLLRVQPVPESISHFFAAIVTRLKIMSKLNIAEKRVPQDGRIKLKVSGREIDVRVSIIPMVHGEGVVMRLLDKGRMVFNLKNVGMPEHLAKTFHELIALPHGIILVTGPTGSGKTSTLYSALNEIKEPTIKIITVEDPVEYQNPGISQIQVHSKVGLTFAAGLRSILRHDPDVILIGEIRDGETAEAAIQASLTGHLVFSTLHTNDAPGAFARLVDMGVEPYLVASTVEGVLAQRLVRVLCKHCKEQYSPADDELPEDFPHPAPALLWKPVGCRECKGTGFAGRRAIFELLRTDPEIGRLCIQRASSTEVREYALKKGMTSLRMSGFQSVVSGITTLEEVLRITKRDL
- a CDS encoding Trx7/PDZ domain-containing (seleno)protein, translated to MCNRSVSCVMLLLVIAGQAIAEDSLRTRLNDTHADQADVWVYNDLRQGMADAKKQNKPLFVTFRCVPCKDCAAFDADVANGNQAVLKLARDRFVSVRQVEMKGVDLSLFQFDYDLNWAGIFLNPDGVIYARYGTQSSEGADAYNSIDGLLATMNRVLELHANYPENREELDDKRGPVKPIASALELPGLRNRPKYAEQTTKQNCIHCHNIHDAEHQQALDEGRYSWKMMWKYPLPERIGVKIDRRDGVKITEVVAGSAAATAGLVVGEDIVRMEGQRVTSIADIQWVLHHRPGTATQVIVETNRSGSHTLKLADDWKRDDFSWRASMWNAPPRFQAWAPALPDAGRAKLGIPESDSALEVRWINRPSAGGLQAVADGLRENDVIVGVGGKTLRWNTRQFNAGLKQEYRVGDVLPLTVLRDGRREELMIKLVE
- a CDS encoding nuclear transport factor 2 family protein, which translates into the protein MWFTENPWPPIVIAGLCALVSFAFWNRDRRNLYFAVGFLLLAATGAIYAVERAIVTEGERLQGDVALMCDQFRRRDPRTLDHFSDTSPEWKEICRTAMGMVEVRDDLRLTDLHTTFTNEKSSATVHFRANATISAMGMTAHHPFRCLLTYQKEGGQWKIVNVERLDPIKGDKMEVMEHR
- a CDS encoding hemolysin family protein, whose translation is MPSWVVEFCVILLLALLNGFFAAAEIAILTARRGRLEQWANDGDSASLVALNLAKDADRFLPTVQVGITLVGTFASAFAGARLQIPLQTLFASAPLSWARDHSEGLAITAVVCGVSFLQLILGELVPKRIAFQNAEPLARFVAYPMMFLQRGSRPVIWFLQATTRLVLRVLGQQVDQQPTVSVEDIQHLISAGTEAGLLEESEQKVAMEALRLGDRTVSEILRPRIDIDALDLDTPSSEVVGALAMSGFSRIPVCEGTIDHIVGFVYLKDVFLQQYLGRPIDLRRMIRKPLFIPKSITITRLLELFRQHKTQLAIVLDEYGGTQGMVTLEDVLEMLVGDIHDEHRHGRDGDDHDPDIVVREDGSLSVDGLSNLHELEKALDVSRWSEPVPRGVGTVSGLVLGLLKRPPKIGDVMEWNDLRIEIVDMDGPKIDRLLIQQLNEKKDAEKKDSEKESDETESKMGE
- the truD gene encoding tRNA pseudouridine(13) synthase TruD; protein product: MKLKSLPEDFEVEELSDFSLDGGQFAVYLLIKRSLGTPEAVTAISERWNIPRRAIGYGGLKDKHATTRQWITIQRGPRRDLREESFSLEYQGQASRHFGPHDISANRFYIVLRNLTEAAAQKIVGERELVSRFGVPNYYDDQRFGSLGESGEFIAKPWCQGNYERALWLAIAEPNTHDRPRDRDEKEIVRRYWGEWQSCKSLLDKSSRRSVITYLVDHPTRFRDAFALQRQDLRSIWLAAFQSDLWNRCLAETLREIVQPDRLWSVPLATSNAPFFDELADDETAMLSDCTLPLPSARLHLEEGRLLDLYERVAGEQGLALRELRVKYPRDSFFSKGERSAVVKPDQLRIDLSGRDELNVGRQRVTLQFVLPRGSYATILVKRLTHT